In the genome of Girardinichthys multiradiatus isolate DD_20200921_A chromosome 7, DD_fGirMul_XY1, whole genome shotgun sequence, one region contains:
- the LOC124871516 gene encoding gamma-crystallin M2-like, protein MSNTDMNMRGKIIFYEERNFQGRHYECMSDCADMSSYMSRCHSCRVESGCFMVYDHPNYMGNQYFMRRGEYADYMSMFGWSGGIRSCRMIPMYRGSYRMRIYERENFGGMMHECMDDCDNVMDRYRMSNCMSCHVMDGHWLMYEQPHYRGRMMYLWPGEYKSFRDMGYGGMRFMSMRRIMDSWY, encoded by the exons ATGAGCAACACCGACATGAACATGAGGGGCAAG ATCATCTTCTACGAGGAGAGGAACTTCCAGGGTCGCCACTATGAGTGCATGAGCGACTGTGCTGACATGTCCTCCTACATGAGCAGGTGTCACTCCTGCAGGGTGGAGAGTGGCTGCTTCATGGTCTACGACCACCCCAACTACATGGGAAACCAATATTTCATGAGAAGGGGCGAGTACGCTGACTACATGAGCATGTTTGGCTGGAGTGGTGGAATCAGGTCTTGCCGTATGATTCCCATG TACCGGGGATCCTACAGGATGAGGATCTATGAGAGGGAGAACTTCGGTGGTATGATGCATGAGTGTATGGACGATTGTGACAACGTCATGGACCGCTACCGCATGTCCAACTGCATGTCCTGCCACGTGATGGACGGTCACTGGCTGATGTATGAGCAGCCCCACTACAGAGGCAGGATGATGTACCTGTGGCCTGGAGAGTACAAGAGCTTCAGGGACATGGGATATGGAGGCATGAGGTTCATGAGCATGAGGAGGATCATGGATTCCTGGTATTAA